A single Lactuca sativa cultivar Salinas chromosome 8, Lsat_Salinas_v11, whole genome shotgun sequence DNA region contains:
- the LOC111882801 gene encoding protein SPIRRIG produces MKWVSLFKDIKDKVGLSAPTSAASSSSPYPDQNSNNATSSSYDDPLSRERYELELDFKRSWEEFRTSTSETEKEKALNVTIDVFCRLVEQHSNIAQLNTLLVETHIFSFVVGRAFVSDIERLKVSNKTRSLEIESVISFFSEDTQDGILYGSNLLHAVGFLVSGPIDKQSLLDSGIMCCLVHILDALLGSDGGNVRQHVVTAEEDSEVTENVAPDKRFEVEGSILHIMKALASHSAAAQGLIEDDSLKQLFEVVANGCLVLFSRYKEGLVPLHTIQLHRHAMQVLGLLLANDNGSTAAYIRKHQLIKVLLMGVKGFSPESGDPAYTMGIVDLLLECVELSYRHEAGGIRLREDIHNAHGYQFLIQFALVLSGDQGSQISHSEQNPDSEGSKSTNDMDTYDTSSESLTPTLSRLLDVVVNLAQTGATESTGTPGSKGTKNRLNPDDTYKVKDLDAVQMLQDIFLKANSRELQAEVLNRMFKIFSSHLENYMLCQQLRTVPLLILNMGGFPSSFQEIILKILEYAVTVVNCIPEQELLSLCCLLQQPVTSELKRTILSFFVKLVSFDQQYKKFLREVGVLDVLLDDLKQHTFLVGPEQNDNDSPHEMERKSNPNGFMKHLDSKDVILSSPRLLDSGSGSFPLFEAECIIPAAWDCVLSLLRKAEHNQVIFRSGDGVATALPFLASDVHRAGVLRVLSCLIIEDSAQAHPDELGALVEASKSGMVISTSGSQYKLTDDAKCDIFGAVWRVLGANSSAQRVFGEASGFSLILTTLHSFHGDKGHVSQSSSTVCMKVFTYMLRVITCGTSNNAVNRTKLHAIISSHTFCDVLSESGLICMEYEKQVMQLFFELALEILLPPSFKPEASEASDDLDNVSSTFRIITPSASVHHDKHHIYNAAAVKVLIRLLLLFSPKLQVEFLKLLEELARAGSFNQESLTSAGCVELLLETIYPFLSGSSSLLPHALRIIEVLGAYRLTSAELRVIIRYILQVKQMKLGQTLVDMMERFTDSENIPLAAFIEMDMSKSGHACIQVPLGERSWPPAAGYSFVCWFQYQNLLKSDATTTGQQVMRIFSVGGTDVSSNNTFYAEIYLQDDGTLTLATSHSSSLSFSGLDIDEYRWHHLAVVHSKPNALAGLFQASVSHVYLNGKLRHTGRLGYSPTSSGKSLQVTIGTPVACARVSDLSWKIRSCYLFEEVLTPGSIFFMYILGRGYRGLFQDTNLLQFLPNQACGGGSMSILDSLETDLALASSSSNTQKPESANKQDTSKTDRSGIVWDLEILRNFSLQLSGKKLIFSFDGTCTEAFKVSGTLSMLNLVDPLSAAASPIGGIPRYGRLHGDIYVCKHSTIGEMMRPIGGIALILALVQVAETRDMLHMALTLFSCALQQNPQNVRDMQSYRGYHLLALLLHPKMSLFDMHSLDIFFQIAACEASFHGPKKLEKTNNMSPVEPVKNASFEDLSKFHDDASSGGSHGDMDDFLGNKDAFSHISELDINVDLPTETSNCVVLSNPDMVEHLLLDWTLWVAATVPIQISLLGFLENLVSMHWYRNHNLTVLRRINLVQHLLVTLHRGDVEVPVLEKLVTLVGVILKDGFLVSELEHVVRFVIMTFDPPELTSRNEILRESMGKHIIVRNMLLEMLIDLVVTITSEELLEQWHKIVSSKLITYFFDEAVHPTTMRWVMTLLGVCLTSSPTFSVKFRTGGGYQGLVRVLPSFYDSPDIYYILFCLIFGKPVYPRLPEVRLLDFHALMPSDGSHTELKFLELLDSVIAMAKSTFDRLSIRTMIAYETGAAGLVAELVDACTEMTGELQGEALMHKTYAARLMGGDASAPAAATSVLRFMVDLAKICPPFSAVCRRAEFLEKCVDLYFSCVRSAHAVKMAKKLKVKSEDKNLNECDESPSSHNSLPLDQEHYSKTSISLGSFPPGTSSEDAPVAATTNSDGYQPNNITSPPLESHKPDEVVDQMSTAESDTRDFSFHDQKITLESDKPVEEVDQVAIAESDTQDFSFHDRKITPESDKPVEVSIAESDTKIFSLDDQKTTPESDKPVEVVDQVSTTESDTKDFSFHGRKTTRQGSSLSCVSLNIFDSPYLSEKTTGVHKAQSSSQLFAMSSWQSPNESKPKLAPSPSMASSVSMTLSLNEYDTSSDPKRTTQLQNPTDTYFPINPLLLLDADDSGYGGGPCSAGATAILDFMAEVLSDVVTDQLKATPAIETILENGPLYIDAESLLVFQGLCLSRLMNFLERRILRDDEEDDKKLDKVRWSSNLDALCVMIVDRVYMGAFPEPSGVLKTLEFLLSMLQLANKDGRIEQAGPPGKGILSIGRSKQLDAYILSMFKNMNRTIMYCFHPQFLISVGEDELLSRLGLQIEQKQRLVFHGSEDGVIDISTVLQVLVAHKRLIFCPSNPDNDLNCCLCINLTSLLHDHRQNAQNSAVEILKYLLLYRKTALEDLLASKPSQGPVLDAFHGGFDRLVTGTTSSFFDWFNTSELLVSKTLEQGAVIMWVQYISGSVKFPGVRIKNMDARRKKEIAKKSKESRKFDQRHWEQINERRIALESVCDQMCTELRVVRQDKYGWVLHAESEWQTHLQQLVHERGIFPVLKSVSIEEPNWQLCPIEGPYRMRKKIERCKLKFDMIETILNGEFEGGREFLLTREKDEIDLGGSDFLPHELFDEELYDDSVFKESDNVKDVGGSTRIGWNDGRDRDDSVYEASVHSAAEFSIKSNTLAPPSLRRDASIVSENIRITTEEKVEKEVSDNGEYLIRPYLEHNEKIKSKYNCERVVSLDKHDGVFLIGERSLYIIENFYIDDSGCICEKESEDDISVIDRALGVKKDASSSMTNSMTSWDTNGKVSAGGRAWAHNSGAWGRDKAINSRNVPHLWRMWKVNTVHEISKRDYQLRPVAVEIFSMDGCNDLLVFHKKEREEVFKNLNAINIPKNTMLDPTISGAVKQESTFKIMEKSFSKMWQNGEISNFQYLMHVNTLAGRGYSDLTQYPVFPWILSDYENENLDFTNPETFRKLDKPMGCQTMEGELEFKKRFESWDDPEIPKFHYGSHYSSAGIVLFYLIRLPPFSSENQKLQGGQFDHADRLFHNIHDTWSSAAGKSNTSDVKELIPEFFYLPEFLENRFHLDLGEKQSGEKIGDVGLPPWAKGSAREFIKKHREALESDYVSENLHHWIDLIFGYKQRGKAAEEAVNVFYHYTYEGSVDIDAVADPSMKAAILAQINHFGQTPKQIFHRPHVKRKTDRKHPLNPLKFSPRLNPHEIRKMTSPIAQIVTLNDKILTVGPNNFIKPRTYTKYVAWGFPDRSLRFMSYDQDRLLSTHENLHGGHQIQCASASHDGQLLVTGAYDGMVCVWRIGSYGGPRAPRSLNLQQSLCAHTAKITRIYVSQPYMMIVSGSDDCTVIMWDLSSLVFLRQLPEFPFPISALYMNDLTGEIVTAAGVLLAVWSVNGDCLAVVNTSQLPSDLILSVATCTFSDWVETNWYISGHQSGGIKVWQMVHNCSETARTAHKHPSAQVHCGLGLRGGKVPEYTLVLHKVLKGHNHPVTALHLSSDLKLLLSGDSDGHLFSWTLPDETLRNSIKWG; encoded by the exons ATGAAATGGGTATCATTGTTTAAAGACATCAAAGATAAGGTAGGATTATCAGCGCCTACATCAGCTGCATCTTCTTCATCCCCTTATCCTGACCAGAATAGTAACAATGCCACTTCTTCAAGCTACGATGACCCCTTGTCAAG AGAAAGATATGAACTGGAATTGGACTTCAAAAGATCTTGGGAAGAGTTTAGAACATCGACTTCAGAGACG GAGAAGGAAAAAGCCTTGAATGTCACTATTGATGTCTTCTGTAGATTAGTAGAGCAGCATTCCAACATAGCACAGTTAAATACCTT GTTAGTAGAGACACACATATTTTCTTTTGTGGTGGGTAGAGCATTTGTCTCAGATATCGAAAGGTTAAAAGTTAGCAATAAGACAAGATCCTTAGAGATTGAAAGTGTGATAAGTTTTTTCTCTGAGGATACTCAG GATGGAATTTTGTATGGTTCAAATCTGTTACATGCAGTTGGATTTCTTGTTTCCGGG CCTATTGATAAACAGTCTCTCCTTGATTCTGGGATCATGTGTTGTCTTGTTCATATTCTTGATGCTCTTTTGGGTTCTGATGGAGGGAATGTGAGGCAACATGTTGTCACCGCTGAGGAGGATTCGGAGGTAACAGAGAATGTAGCTCCAGATAAGCGGTTTGAG GTAGAGGGCAGTATTCTGCATATCATGAAGGCATTGGCAAGCCATTCTGCAGCTGCTCAAGGTTTGATTGAAGATGATTCTCTAAAGCAGCTCTTTGAGGTGGTTGCCAATGGGTGTTTGGTTCTGTTTTCAAGATACAAGGAAGGTCTTGTCCCCTTGCACACCATTCAGCTCCATAGGCATGCAATGCAG GTACTGGGTCTTCTTCTGGCcaatgacaatggaagcactgcTGCCTACATAAGGAAGCACCAGCTG ATAAAAGTACTGTTAATGGGCGTGAAGGGCTTTAGTCCTGAATCTGGAGACCCTGCTTATACAATGGGTATTGTGGACTTGTTGCTTGAGTGTGTGGAGTTGTCATATAGACATG AGGCTGGTGGTATCAGGCTCAGGGAAGACATTCACAATGCTCATGGATACCAATTTCTCATTCAGTTTGCATTAGTTCTTTCAGGAGATCAGGGTTCTCAAATTAGTCACTCTGAACAAAATCCCGATTCAGAAGGGTCAAAATCAACAAATGACATGGACACCTATGACACCTCATCGGAGTCTCTCACACCCACACTTTCCAGGTTGCTTGATGTTGTTGTTAATCTAGCTCAAACAGGCGCAACCGAGTCAACCGGGACCCCTGGGTCAAAGGGTACAAAAAACCGTCTAAATCCTGATGACACTTACAAAGTTAAAGACCTAGATGCTGTCCAAATGCTTCAGGACATATTTCTAAAAGCAAATAGCAGGGAGCTTCAGGCTGAGGTGTTAAATAGAATGTTCAAAATCTTCTCAAGTCATCTTGAAAACTACATGTTATGTCAACAGTTGCGAACTGTTCCCCTTTTGATCCTAAACATGGGTGGCTTCCCTTCTTCTTTTCAAGAAATTATCCTCAAGATTCTTGAATATGCAGTGACTGTTGTAAATTGCATACCAGAGCAAGAGCTGCTTTCACTTTGCTGCTTGTTGCAACAACCAGTAACATCCGAATTAAAGCGCACCATCTTATCATTCTTTGTGAAACTTGTATCATTTGATCAACAGTACAAAAAGTTCTTACGGGAAGTTGGTGTGCTGGATGTTTTATTAGATGATCTTAAACAGCACACGTTTCTTGTGGGCCCAGAGCAAAATGACAATGATAGCCCTCATGAGATGGAAAGGAAGTCCAACCCAAACGGTTTCATGAAACATTTAGACAGTAAAGATGTGATTCTATCGTCTCCTAGGTTATTGGATTCTGGCTCTGGAAGTTTTCCTCTTTTTGAAGCTGAATGCATAATTCCAGCTGCTTGGGATTGTGTGCTTTCTTTATTGAGGAAAGCTGAACATAATCAAGTCATCTTTCGTTCTGGTGATGGTGTTGCTACTGCTCTTCCTTTTTTGGCATCTGATGTCCACCGAGCTGGCGTCCTAAGGGTATTATCATGCTTAATCATTGAGGACTCTGCACAG GCTCATCCAGATGAATTGGGTGCACTGGTTGAAGCTTCAAAGAGTGGAATGGTAATCAGCACTTCAGGATCTCAATACAAGCTAACAGATGATGCAAAATGTGATATTTTTGGAGCTGTATGGCGAGTTTTAGGAGCCAACAGCTCTGCACAAAGAGTATTTGGTGAAGCCTCTGGGTTTTCCCTTATCCTAACAACACTTCATAGTTTCCATGGAGATAAAGGCCACGTCAGCCAGTCCTCATCAACAGTCTGCATGAAAGTTTTCACATATATGTTACGTGTCATAACTTGTGGAACATCCAACAATGCTGTTAATAGAACAAAACTACATGCGATTATATCTTCACATACTTTCTGTGATGTTCTATCCGAATCTGGATTGATCTGTATGGAGTATGAAAAGCAAGTGATGCAGCTGTTCTTTGAACTTGCTCTTGAGATTCTCCTTCCACCCTCCTTCAAACCAGAAGCTAGTGAAGCATCTGATGATCTTGACAACGTCTCTAGTACTTTCCGAATAATCACACCATCAGCATCAGTTCATCATGATAAGCACCACATATATAATGCTGCTGCAGTGAAGGTTCTCATCCGTTTATTGTTGCTTTTTAGCCCAAAACTTCAAGTGGAGTTTTTAAAACTTCTAGAAGAACTTGCTCGTGCTGGCTCTTTTAACCAGGAAAGCCTTACCTCTGCAG GTTGTGTGGAGCTTCTCCTTGAGACAATATATCCTTTTCTTTCTGGTTCATCCTCTCTACTTCCCCATGCTTTAagaatcattgaagtacttgGGGCTTATAGGTTGACATCAGCAGAGCTGCGAGTGATTATAAGATATATTTTGCAAGTGAAACAGATGAAATTGGGTCAGACTCTTGTTGATATGATGGAGAGGTTTACAGATTCAGAAAACATTCCTCTTGCAGCATTTATAGAGATGGATATGAGCAAATCAGGGCATGCTTGTATTCAAGTACCATTAGGTGAGAGGTCATGGCCCCCTGCTGCTGGTTACTCATTCGTTTGTTGGTTtcagtatcaaaacttgttgaaatcaGATGCCACAACAACAGGTCAACAAGTGATGCGGATATTCTCTGTTGGTGGGACAGATGTTAGTAGTAACAATACATTCTATGCAGAGATTTATCTTCAAGATGATGGAACATTAACCCTAGCAACCAGCCATTCGTCTTCATTATCTTTTTCAGGGTTAGATATAGATGAGTACAGATGGCATCATCTTGCTGTGGTACACAGCAAACCAAATGCACTAGCTGGACTATTTCAAGCTAGTGTTTCACATGTGTATCTTAATGGAAAACTTAGACACACAGGTAGACTAGGCTACTCTCCAACATCTTCTGGAAAGTCTCTCCAAGTAACAATCGGGACACCGGTTGCTTGTGCAAGGGTCAGTGACCTGTCATGGAAAATCCGGTCTTGCTATCTGTTTGAAGAAGTATTGACACCTGGTTCTATTTTCTTTATGTATATTCTCGGCAGAGGGTATAGGGGTCTTTTCCAAGACACAAATTTGTTACAGTTTCTCCCAAACCAGGCTTGTGGTGGTGGAAGTATGTCCATTTTAGATTCCCTTGAAACTGATTTGGCAttggcttcttcttcttctaacacacagAAGCCCGAGAGTGCTAATAAGCAAGACACCTCTAAAACCGATCGCAGTGGCATTGTTTGGGATCTTGAAATATTAAGAAATTTCTCGCTACAGCTTTctggaaaaaaattaatattttcattCGATGGAACATGTACAGAAGCTTTCAAAGTATCCGGAACCTTGTCAATGCTCAATTTAGTTGATCCATTGTCAGCTGCTGCTTCTCCAATCGGAG GTATACCGCGATATGGACGCCTTCATGGAGATATTTATGTATGCAAACATTCTACAATAGGCGAAATGATGCGTCCCATTGGTGGAATAGCCCTTATTTTAGCCCTTGTTCAAGTAGCTGAAACAAGAGACATGCTGCATATGGCGCTAACACTTTTTTCTTGTGCACTTCaacaaaatcctcagaatgtCAGAGACATGCAATCATATAGAGGATACCACTTGCTAGCACTTTTACTACATCCAAAAATGTCACTATTCGACATGCATTCACTCGACATCTTTTTCCAGATAGCTGCTTGTGAGGCTTCGTTTCATGGACCAAAAAAGTTGGAAAAAACTAATAATATGTCACCTGTTGAGCCTGTCAAAAATGCCAGCTTTGAGGACCTGTCTAAGTTTCATGATGATGCTTCTTCTGGTGGTTCACATGGAGATATGGATGATTTTTTAGGGAATAAAGATGCTTTCAGTCATATCTCAGAACTCGATATAAATGTTGACTTACCAACAGAAACATCAAACTGTGTTGTTCTTTCAAATCCAGATATGGTTGAACATCTGTTACTAGATTGGACTTTGTGGGTAGCAGCAACAGTTCCAATACAAATTTCCCTTCTGGGATTTCTTGAAAATCTAGTTTCAATGCATTGGTATCGAAACCATAATCTTACAGTTTTGCGTAGGATAAACCTCGTTCAGCATCTGTTAGTGACACTTCACAGGGGTGATGTTGAAGTTCCTGTGTTAGAAAAGTTAGTCACTCTTGTAGGAGTGATTTTGAAAGATGGGTTTTTGGTTTCTGAACTGGAACATGTTGTTAGGTTTGTGATCATGACCTTTGATCCACCGGAACTGACATCAAGAAATGAGATATTAAGAGAGTCAATGGGGAAACACATTATTGTTAGAAACATGCTGCTTGAGATGCTAATTGATCTAGTAGTGACCATTACATCAGAAGAGCTTCTTGAACAATGGCATAAGATTGTCTCCTCCAAGTTGATAACTTACTTTTTTGATGAAGCAGTTCATCCTACAACTATGAGGTGGGTGATGACTCTTCTTGGTGTGTGTCTCACTTCTTCTCCTACTTTTTCTGTCAAGTTTCGGACAGGTGGCGGGTACCAAGGTCTGGTGAGGGTGCTTCCTAGCTTCTATGATTCCCCTGATATATATTACATACTGTTTTGTCTCATATTTGGGAAACCCGTTTATCCAAGATTACCTGAAGTTCGTTTGCTGGACTTTCATGCCCTTATGCCAAGTGATGGAAGTCATACAGAGTTGAAATTTCTAGAACTTTTAGATTCTGTGATTGCTATGGCAAAATCCACATTTGATAGGCTGTCCATTCGAACAATGATTGCCTATGAAACCGGTGCTGCTGGGCTTGTTGCAGAGCTTGTGGATGCATGTACAGAGATGACAGGAGAGCTTCAGGGTGAAGCTTTGATGCACAAAACTTATGCTGCCAGGCTTATGGGTGGAGATGCTTCTGCTCCTGCTGCTGCAACTTCTGTCCTTAGGTTCATGGTTGATCTTGCCAAAATCTGTCCTCCTTTTTCTGCTGTGTGCAGGAGAGCTGAGTTTCTTGAGAAGTGTGTGGATCTTTATTTCTCTTGTGTCAG GTCAGCTCATGCTGTGAAGATGGCAAAAAAGCTGAAAGTGAAGTCAGAAGACAAAAATCTAAATGAGTGTGATGAAAGTCCTAGTTCTCACAATAGCTTGCCACTTGATCAGGAACACTATTCTAAAACCTCCATAAGTCTTGGAAGCTTCCCTCCAGGAACAAGTTCTGAAGATGCTCCTGTTGCTGCCACAACCAATTCAGATGGATATCAACCAAATAACATAACCTCCCCCCCACTGGAATCACACAAGCCGGATGAAGTAGTTGATCAAATGTCCACTGCAGAATCTGACACTAGAGATTTCAGTTTCCATGATCAGAAAATCACTCTGGAATCAGACAAGCCGGTTGAAGAAGTTGATCAGGTGGCCATTGCAGAATCCGACACTCAAGATTTCAGTTTCCACGATCGGAAAATCACTCCGGAATCAGACAAACCGGTTGAAGTGTCCATTGCAGAATCTGACACTAAAATTTTCAGCTTAGATGATCAGAAAACCACCCCGGAATCAGACAAGCCAGTTGAAGTAGTTGACCAAGTGTCCACTACAGAATCCGACACTAAAGATTTCAGTTTCCATGGTCGCAAAACTACTCGCCAAGGAAGTTCACTGAGTTGTGTATCGTTAAACATATTTGATTCTCCATATTTATCTGAAAAAACCACCGGGGTCCACAAAGCACAATCTTCATCACAACTTTTTGCAATGAGTTCATGGCAAAGTCCCAACGAATCAAAACCCAAGTTAGCTCCATCTCCTTCCATGGCATCTTCTGTATCCATGACTCTATCTCTAAACGAATACGATACATCTTCAGACCCCAAACGAACAACCCAACTACAAAATCCCACAGACACATACTTCCCAATCAACCCACTTCTGTTACTTGATGCAGATGATTCCGGTTATGGAGGTGGGCCCTGTTCAGCAGGAGCAACTGCCATTCTGGATTTCATGGCAGAAGTTCTTTCCGATGTTGTAACTGACCAATTAAAAGCAACACCAGCAATCGAAACCATTTTGGAAAACGGTCCTTTGTACATTGATGCTGAATCTTTATTAGTTTTTCAAGGTTTGTGTCTTAGCAGACTGATGAACTTTCTAGAAAGACGAATCTTACGTGACGATGAAGAAGACGATAAGAAACTTGACAAGGTGCGATGGTCATCGAATTTAGAtgcattatgtgttatgattgtTGACCGTGTTTACATGGGCGCGTTTCCGGAACCTTCCGGTGTACTTAAAACCCTTGAGTTTTTATTGTCGATGCTGCAGTTAGCAAATAAAGACGGTAGAATTGAACAAGCGGGCCCACCCGGGAAAGGAATCTTATCAATAGGGAGATCAAAACAACTGGATGCTTATATACTTTCGATGTTTAAAAACATGAATCGAACGATTATGTACTGTTTTCACCCACAGTTCTTGATCTCAGTTGGAGAAGATGAACTTTTATCACGCCTGGGTTTGCAAATCGAACAGAAACAAAGATTGGTTTTCCATGGATCTGAAGATGGAGTGATTGATATCAGCACAGTGTTGCAAGTACTTGTGGCTCATAAACGATTAATCTTCTGCCCTAGTAACCCTGACAATGATCTAAATTGCTGTCTGTGTATAAACTTAACATCTCTTTTACATGATCATAGACAAAACGCACAAAACTCAGCTGTTGAGATTCTCAAATATCTTCTGCTTTACCGAAAAACCGCTTTGGAAGACCTTCTGGCCTCGAAACCGAGCCAAGGCCCGGTTTTGGATGCTTTTCATGGTGGTTTTGACAGACTTGTGACAGGGACAACATCGTCTTTTTTTGATTGGTTTAACACATCTGAGCTTCTTGTTAGCAAGACGTTAGAACAAGGTGCTGTGATCATGTGGGTCCAGTATATCTCGGGGTCTGTAAAGTTCCCGGGAGTTAGAATAAAAAACATGGATGCTCGTCGGAAAAAAGAGATTGCTAAAAAGTCAAAGGAGTCGAGAAAGTTTGACCAAAGACATTGGGAACAAATAAACGAAAGAAGAATCGCATTGGAATCGGTTTGTGATCAAATGTGTACAGAATTGAGAGTTGTGAGACAAGATAAATACGGATGGGTGCTCCATGCTGAAAGTGAATGGCAAACACATTTACAACAGCTTGTACATGAACGTGGTATTTTCCCAGTTCTCAAATCGGTTTCAATCGAAGAGCCCAACTGGCAGCTTTGTCCAATCGAAGGCCCGTATCGAATGcggaaaaagatcgaacggtgTAAATTAAAATTCGACATGATTGAAACGATTTTAAACGGGGAGTTTGAAGGTGGAAGAGAGTTTTTATTGACTAGGGAGAAAGACGAAATTGACCTCGGTGGGTCTGATTTTTTACCTCATGAGTTGTTTGATGAGGAGTTGTATGATGATTCGGTTTTTAAAGAATCTGATAATGTGAAAGACGTGGGGGGGTCCACTAGAATCGGGTGGAATGATGGAAGAGACAGAGATGATAGTGTTTATGAAGCAAGCGTACATTCAGCTGCAGAATTCAGTATCAAATCAAATACACTTGCTCCACCTTCATTGAGAAGGGACGCTTCTATAGTTTCTGAAAACATTCGAATCACAACAGAGGAGAAAGTTGAGAAAGAAGTAAGTGACAACGGGGAGTATTTGATTAGACCTTATCTTGAACATAACgagaaaataaaatcaaaatataattGCGAAAGAGTCGTGAGTCTTGATAAACATGATGGGGTGTTTCTAATAGGAGAACGTTCCCTTTACATTATCGAGAATTTCTACATCGATGATTCCGGATGCATATGTGAAAAAGAAAGTGAAGATGATATCTCGGTTATCGATCGCGCTTTGGGGGTTAAAAAAGACGCGTCTTCAAGCATGACAAATTCGATGACGTCATGGGACACGAATGGGAAAGTGTCCGCTGGGGGAAGGGCGTGGGCCCACAATAGTGGAGCATGGGGGAGGGACAAGGCGATTAATAGTAGAAATGTACCTCATTTATGGCGGATGTGGAAGGTTAATACTGTCCATGAGATATCAAAACGTGATTACCAGTTACGTCCTGTTGCTGTTGAAATATTCAGCATGGATGGATGTAATGATCTTCTTGTTTTCCATAAAAAAGAGAGGGAGGAagtttttaaaaatctgaatgcAATCAATATTCCAAAAAACACcat GCTGGACCCGACAATTTCAGGGGCTGTGAAACAGGAAAGCACGTTTAAGATTATGGAGAAATCATTCTCAAAGATGTGGCAAAATGGGGAAATTAGTAATTTCCAGTACTTGATGCATGTTAATACACTTGCGGGCCGGGGGTATAGTGATCTTACTCAGTATCCGGTTTTCCCTTGGATTTTGTCGGATTATGAGAATGAGAATTTGGACTTCACCAATCCGGAAACATTCCGGAAGCTTGACAAGCCTATGGGATGCCAAACAATGGAGGGGGAACTGGAATTCAAGAAAAG GTTTGAGAGCTGGGATGATCCAGAGATTCCCAAGTTTCATTACGGGTCTCACTATTCTAGTGCCGGAATCGTGCTGTTCTATCTGATAAGGCTGCCACCATTTAGTTCAGAAAATCAAAAGCTTCAGGGGGGGCAGTTTGACCATGCTGACCGACTTTTCCATAACATACATGATACTTGGTCAAGTGCTGCTGGAAAATCCAACACCTCAGATGTTAAGGAATTGATCCCAGAATTCTTTTATCTGCCAGAATTCTTGGAAAACCGTTTTCATCTTGACCTCGGGGAGAAACAATCTGGAGAAAAG ATTGGAGATGTTGGATTGCCTCCTTGGGCCAAAGGTAGTGCTAGAGAGTTCATCAAGAAGCATAGAGAAGCTCTGGAATCTGATTATGTTTCAGAGAATTTGCATCACTGGATCGATCTTATATTTGGTTACAAACAACGAGGGAAG GCGGCTGAGGAAGCAGTTAATGTTTTTTACCATTACACATACGAGGGGAGCGTAGACATTGACGCAGTAGCCGATCCCTCGATGAAAGCCGCAATTCTGGCTCAGATTAACCACTTCGGTCAAACACCGAAGCAGATTTTCCACAGGCCTCACGTGAAAAGAAAAACCGATCGAAAACACCCCCTTAATCCCCTCAAATTCTCCCCACGTCTCAACCCACACGAGATCCGTAAGATGACGTCACCAATCGCCCAAATCGTGACCCTAAACGATAAGATTCTAACAGTGGGCCCAAACAACTTTATCAAGCCCAGAACCTACACCAAATACGTCGCCTGGGGTTTCCCGGATCGGAGCTTAAGATTCATGAGCTACGATCAAGACCGCCTCCTATCCACCCATGAAAACCTTCACGGCGGCCATCAGATCCAGTGCGCGAGTGCCAGCCACGACGGTCAACTCTTAGTCACCGGCGCCTACGACGGGATGGTGTGCGTCTGGCGGATTGGAAGCTACGGTGGGCCCCGCGCACCACGAAGTTTAAATCTACAGCAGTCGCTTTGCGCCCACACCGCTAAGATCACCCGGATCTACGTCTCCCAACCCTACATGATGATTGTCAGCGGTTCCGACGACTGCACTGTCATCATGTGGGATTTGAGTTCGTTAGTTTTTCTCCGGCAGCTTCCGGAATTCCCTTTCCCGATCTCTGCTCTGTACATGAACGATTTGACCGGAGAAATCGTGACTGCTGCCGGTGTTTTGCTGGCGGTTTGGAGTGTGAACGGAGACTGTCTAGCGGTGGTGAACACGTCTCAGCTTCCGTCTGATTTGATTTTGTCGGTGGCGACTTGTACGTTTTCCGATTGGGTGGAAACGAACTGGTACATATCGGGTCATCAAAGTGGGGGGATTAAGGTATGGCAAATGGTTCATAACTGTTCGGAGACTGCCCGAACTGCCCACAAGCATCCTTCTGCTCAAGTGCATTGTGGGTTAGGGCTTAGAGGGGGTAAAGTGCCTGAATATACGTTGGTGCTGCACAAGGTGCTTAAGGGGCATAACCACCCAGTTACTGCGCTTCATCTTTCAAGTGACTTGAAGTTGTTGTTGAGTGGTGATTCAGATGGGCATTTGTTTTCTTGGACTTTGCCCGATGAGACCTTAAGGAATTCTATTAAATGGGGGTGA